The following are from one region of the Segatella oris genome:
- a CDS encoding non-canonical purine NTP diphosphatase: MKIVFATNNQHKLTEIREILGSTFEIVSLKDIGCDADIPETGQTLEENAHLKALYVYEHYGLDCFADDTGLEVEALNGEPGVYSARYAEQYDHNSEANTVKLLRKMTDITRRNARFRTVISLIQHDADNPGSYHETLFEGIVEGKIATEKRGTAGFGYDPVFIPEGYDKSFAELGEEIKNKISHRARAVEKLAKSLITNSSPKKRG; encoded by the coding sequence ATGAAAATTGTCTTTGCAACCAACAACCAGCATAAGCTGACCGAAATCCGCGAGATACTCGGCAGCACCTTTGAAATCGTTTCTTTGAAGGATATCGGCTGTGATGCAGACATTCCCGAAACAGGTCAGACGCTTGAAGAGAATGCCCATCTGAAAGCTTTATACGTGTATGAGCACTATGGGCTTGACTGCTTTGCCGATGATACCGGCTTAGAAGTAGAAGCCCTGAATGGTGAACCAGGAGTCTACAGTGCTCGATATGCCGAGCAATATGACCATAACAGTGAGGCAAACACAGTCAAGTTACTGCGTAAGATGACTGATATTACCCGCCGAAATGCCCGCTTTCGCACGGTAATCTCACTCATTCAACACGATGCCGACAATCCCGGCAGCTATCATGAGACGCTTTTTGAAGGTATTGTTGAAGGGAAGATAGCCACCGAAAAGCGTGGCACAGCGGGCTTTGGCTACGATCCGGTCTTCATCCCCGAAGGCTACGACAAGAGCTTTGCCGAACTTGGTGAGGAAATCAAAAACAAGATCAGCCATAGAGCAAGGGCTGTGGAGAAGTTGGCGAAAAGTCTCATCACCAATTCCTCTCCAAAGAAAAGAGGGTGA
- a CDS encoding YitT family protein, giving the protein MIENIKYWDEMKDYFFITLGIMLYTISFTVFLMPYQIVAGGVTGLSAIIYYATGFHVQNTYIIINLSLLVVALKVLGFKFLFKTIYAIFLLYFLLIVAQDIIPKQPNGMPIKLLGEGQDFMSMIIGCVITGVALSTVFLHNGSTGGTDIIAASVNKYHNVSLGTVLIAVDFCIIGSCMFFPQFGTYLERAHKVMFGLCVMTLENFSLDYIMNARRESVQFMIFSRKYQEIANAIGIETGHGVTILDGHGWYTGQEIKVLCILAKKRESTDIFRLIKLIDPNAFVSQSSVVGVYGEGFDEMKVSVKKKLEANKKKNIQS; this is encoded by the coding sequence ATGATAGAGAATATCAAATATTGGGATGAGATGAAGGACTATTTCTTCATCACGCTCGGCATCATGCTTTATACCATTTCGTTCACGGTGTTCCTCATGCCCTATCAGATTGTGGCGGGTGGTGTAACCGGTCTCTCGGCCATTATCTACTATGCCACGGGCTTCCATGTACAGAACACCTACATCATCATCAACCTGTCGCTGCTCGTGGTAGCGCTGAAGGTGCTGGGCTTTAAGTTTCTCTTCAAGACCATCTACGCCATCTTCCTGCTCTATTTCCTGCTGATTGTCGCTCAGGACATCATTCCCAAGCAGCCCAACGGCATGCCTATCAAGCTTCTTGGCGAGGGACAGGACTTCATGTCTATGATTATCGGGTGCGTCATTACAGGTGTGGCACTTTCTACGGTGTTCCTGCATAACGGTTCAACCGGTGGCACAGACATCATCGCTGCCTCTGTCAACAAGTATCATAACGTGTCGCTCGGCACCGTACTTATTGCGGTTGACTTCTGCATCATCGGCAGCTGTATGTTCTTTCCGCAGTTTGGAACCTATCTCGAACGCGCTCATAAAGTGATGTTCGGCCTTTGCGTGATGACCCTTGAGAACTTCTCTCTCGACTATATCATGAATGCCCGACGCGAAAGTGTGCAGTTCATGATCTTCTCACGAAAGTATCAGGAAATAGCCAATGCTATCGGCATAGAAACCGGTCATGGCGTAACCATCCTCGATGGGCACGGTTGGTACACGGGGCAGGAGATCAAGGTGCTCTGTATTCTTGCCAAGAAACGCGAAAGCACCGACATCTTCCGCCTCATCAAACTCATCGACCCCAATGCCTTTGTCAGCCAGAGTAGCGTTGTCGGTGTATATGGTGAGGGATTTGATGAAATGAAGGTGAGCGTGAAAAAGAAACTCGAAGCCAACAAGAAAAAGAACATTCAATCATGA
- the leuS gene encoding leucine--tRNA ligase, with protein sequence MDYNFSEIEKKWQKAWAEHQTYKVTEDKTKKKYYVLNMFPYPSGAGLHVGHPLGYIASDIYARFKRLQGYNVLNPMGYDAYGLPAEQYAIQTGQHPAITTETNINHYREQLDKIGFSFDWNREVRTCDPQYYHWTQWAFMKMFASYFCNKCQQARPVADLIKHFETSGTEGLDVAQTEELHFTAEEWKAMSEEEQQKVLMNYRIAYLGETVVNWCQGLGTVLANDEVVNGVSERGGYPVVQKKMQQWCLRTSAYAQRLLDGLENINWTDSIKETQRNWIGRSEGTEMEFKYSLTPDPSPRRGECSTGDNAEGHFTIFTTRADTIFGVTFMVLAPESELVEKLTTKEQKAEVEEYLAYVKKRTELDRMSDRKVTGVFSGSYAVNPFTGAKIPVWISEYVLAGYGTGAIMAVPAHDSRDYAFAKHFNLPIIPLIEGADVSEESFDAKEGIVMNSPCEGVETLDGFSLNGMTVKEAIAATKEFVTKHQLGRVKVNYRLRDAIFSRQRYWGEPFPVYYKNGMPYMIPEECLPLELPEIDKYEPTETGEPPLGRAKKWAWDEAKKQVTDKSLVDNKTVFPLELNTMPGFAGSSAYYLRYMDPKNDKALVGKEADEYWQNVDLYVGGTEHATGHLIYSRFWNKFLHDCGVSCKEEPYEKLINQGMIQGRSNFVYRVNSDDHPKAPVFVSKGLKDQYDTTPIHVWVNLVKNDILDTEAFKQWRPEYNNAEFILEDGKYICGWAIEKMSKSMYNVVNPDDIIKDYGADTLRLYEMFLGPVEASKPWDTNGIDGCHRFLKKFWSLFWERGGEEKLIVDDVEPSKENLKSVHKLIKKVTEDIEKFSYNTSISAFMIAVNELGQQKCHNRELLQKMVVLLSPFAPHVAEELWHALGNKGTVCDAAWPSYDEKYLVESEMQLTVSFNGKARYQKTFAADADNATIEREVKADERSLKYMEGKQIVKVIIVPKKIVNIVIK encoded by the coding sequence GAAGAAATGGCAAAAGGCCTGGGCCGAGCACCAAACGTACAAGGTGACAGAGGATAAGACGAAGAAGAAATACTATGTGCTCAACATGTTTCCCTATCCATCGGGAGCAGGTCTGCACGTGGGTCATCCCTTAGGCTACATTGCAAGCGACATCTATGCACGCTTCAAGCGATTGCAGGGCTACAATGTGCTCAACCCAATGGGCTATGATGCCTATGGACTTCCGGCTGAACAGTATGCCATTCAAACGGGACAACACCCGGCTATCACAACCGAAACAAACATCAATCACTACCGCGAACAGTTGGATAAGATTGGGTTTTCGTTTGACTGGAACCGCGAAGTGCGCACCTGTGACCCACAATATTACCACTGGACACAGTGGGCTTTCATGAAGATGTTCGCCAGTTATTTCTGCAATAAATGTCAGCAGGCACGTCCTGTTGCCGACCTCATCAAGCACTTTGAGACTTCAGGTACAGAAGGACTTGATGTTGCACAGACCGAGGAACTGCACTTCACAGCTGAGGAATGGAAAGCCATGAGCGAAGAAGAACAGCAGAAGGTGCTGATGAACTATCGCATTGCCTACTTGGGAGAGACCGTTGTCAACTGGTGTCAGGGCCTGGGAACCGTGCTTGCCAATGACGAAGTGGTCAACGGAGTGAGCGAACGTGGAGGCTATCCTGTCGTTCAGAAGAAGATGCAGCAATGGTGTCTTCGCACCTCAGCCTACGCACAACGCCTGCTCGACGGATTGGAGAATATCAACTGGACTGACTCTATCAAGGAGACACAACGCAACTGGATAGGTCGCTCGGAAGGTACGGAGATGGAGTTTAAGTATAGCCTCACCCCTGACCCCTCTCCAAGGAGAGGGGAGTGTTCTACTGGAGATAATGCAGAGGGACACTTCACTATCTTTACCACTCGGGCGGACACGATATTCGGTGTGACGTTCATGGTGCTGGCACCTGAAAGTGAATTGGTGGAGAAACTGACGACAAAGGAACAGAAAGCGGAGGTAGAAGAATATTTAGCTTACGTGAAGAAGCGCACCGAACTCGACCGCATGAGCGACCGTAAGGTAACGGGTGTGTTCAGCGGAAGCTATGCTGTCAATCCTTTCACAGGTGCTAAAATCCCAGTATGGATTTCAGAATATGTGCTCGCCGGCTACGGCACGGGGGCTATCATGGCCGTTCCTGCACACGACAGTCGCGACTATGCCTTTGCCAAACACTTCAACCTGCCTATCATCCCACTGATAGAGGGTGCCGATGTGAGCGAGGAAAGCTTTGATGCCAAGGAGGGAATTGTGATGAATTCTCCATGTGAAGGCGTTGAGACATTAGATGGTTTCAGCCTTAACGGTATGACCGTGAAAGAGGCCATTGCAGCCACCAAGGAATTTGTGACCAAGCATCAGCTGGGCCGTGTGAAGGTGAACTACCGCCTGCGCGATGCCATTTTCTCACGCCAGCGCTATTGGGGAGAGCCGTTCCCTGTCTACTACAAGAACGGCATGCCCTATATGATTCCCGAGGAATGTCTGCCGCTCGAGCTTCCCGAAATCGACAAATACGAGCCCACCGAAACGGGAGAACCTCCATTGGGACGCGCTAAGAAATGGGCTTGGGACGAAGCCAAGAAGCAGGTTACAGACAAGAGTCTCGTGGACAACAAGACCGTCTTCCCCCTCGAACTCAACACCATGCCGGGCTTTGCAGGCAGTTCTGCCTACTATCTTCGCTACATGGATCCGAAGAACGACAAGGCACTCGTGGGCAAGGAGGCCGATGAATACTGGCAGAATGTAGACCTCTACGTAGGTGGAACCGAGCATGCTACGGGCCATTTGATTTACAGTCGCTTCTGGAATAAGTTTCTCCACGATTGCGGAGTGAGCTGCAAGGAAGAACCTTATGAGAAACTTATCAACCAAGGTATGATACAGGGGCGCTCGAACTTCGTATATCGTGTGAACTCAGATGACCACCCCAAGGCACCTGTCTTCGTGTCAAAAGGTCTCAAAGACCAATATGACACGACCCCAATCCACGTGTGGGTGAACTTGGTCAAGAACGATATCCTCGACACCGAGGCTTTCAAGCAGTGGCGTCCTGAATACAACAATGCCGAGTTTATCCTCGAAGACGGCAAATATATCTGTGGATGGGCTATCGAAAAGATGTCGAAGAGCATGTACAACGTGGTCAATCCCGACGATATCATCAAGGATTATGGCGCTGATACGCTGCGCCTCTATGAGATGTTCCTCGGCCCGGTTGAAGCCAGCAAGCCTTGGGACACCAATGGTATTGATGGCTGTCACCGCTTCCTCAAGAAGTTCTGGAGTCTCTTCTGGGAGCGCGGAGGTGAGGAAAAACTGATAGTTGACGATGTCGAGCCCTCGAAAGAAAATCTCAAGAGCGTGCATAAGCTCATCAAGAAAGTAACCGAAGATATTGAGAAATTCAGCTACAACACCTCTATCTCGGCCTTCATGATTGCCGTTAACGAACTCGGTCAGCAGAAATGTCACAACCGCGAGCTGTTGCAGAAGATGGTAGTGCTGCTGTCACCCTTTGCTCCACACGTGGCCGAAGAACTGTGGCATGCCCTTGGCAACAAGGGAACCGTGTGCGATGCAGCATGGCCAAGCTACGATGAAAAGTATCTCGTGGAGAGCGAAATGCAGCTCACAGTCAGCTTCAACGGTAAAGCCCGCTATCAGAAGACGTTTGCAGCCGACGCCGACAACGCCACTATTGAGCGTGAAGTGAAAGCCGATGAGCGCAGCCTGAAGTACATGGAGGGCAAACAGATTGTGAAAGTGATTATCGTTCCGAAGAAAATCGTTAATATTGTCATTAAGTAA